The following DNA comes from Sphingopyxis sp. BSN-002.
GATATTGCCGGGCTCGGAAGGCGGAAGGTCGTCGGTCGTACTGGCCATTATCGGGCGCCGATAGCAATCCTGACGTTACAAGGCAAAGGGCTTAGGGTTTGTCGGCGTAGGCCTTGACCAGATCGAACATGTAATCGCGCCCGACATAGACCGCCTTCACCTCGGCGCGTTCGTTGAGGCCGTGGACGCCATTGCCGTCAGGGTCGCCCCAGATGCCGGGAATGCCATAGGTCGGAATCCCCGCGGCGCCGAGGAAGGTCGCGTCGGTATAGCCGTTCGCCATCGACGGGATGACCTTCAGCCCCGGCCAATATTTGTCGACGAGTTTCTGCATCGGCCCGATGATCTTCGGGTCGAGCGAAGGCGACGGCGGGGCAGGGCGCTTGGGGGGCAGCTGCGTGACGGTAACACCGGGGTCGCCGATCACCTTGATCAGTTCCTCGCGGATGCTCTCGATGCTGTGTCCGGGGAAGATGCGGCAGTTGATGTTCGCGCCGGCGCGTTGCGGGAGCGCATTGGGGGCATGCCCGCCATCGAGCAGGGTCGCGACGCAAGTGGTACGGATATTGCCGTGCAGAAAGCGGTCGGCGTTGACGATCGCCCCGGCCGCCTTGTCGCCATTGTCCTTGGCGAGCGCGACCATGGCATTGCCCAGCGCGTCGGCGCGCGCGGCCCCTGCTTCGGCGAAAAAGCGCCGCGTCGTGTCGGTCATCTCGACCGGAAATTCATATTCGTCGATCTTCGTCAGCGCGCGCGACAACTGATAGATAGCATTGTCGCGGACCGGGACCGAGCTGTGGCCGCCGGGATTGCGGGTTTCGAGGCGGAAATTGGCGAAGGTCTTTTCGCCGACCTGCACCGATTGGCCGACGACCTTGCCCTTGCCGTCGCTGTCGCCGCCTCCGCCCTCGTTGAGCGCGAATTCGGCGTCGATCAGGTCGCGCTTGTTCGT
Coding sequences within:
- a CDS encoding M20/M25/M40 family metallo-hydrolase; this translates as MKNWTALLTSALLVATPAVAQDAPRADQLAFRDLYKELVETNTTLSSGSCTLAAERMAARMKAAGFADSQLTLFATPEHPKEGGLVAIYPGTSKTAKPILLIAHIDVVEAKREDWERDPFIMIEENGYFYGRGTLDDKAQAAVWVDTLIRFRKEGYKPKRTVKLALTCGEETNGAFNGAEWLATNKRDLIDAEFALNEGGGGDSDGKGKVVGQSVQVGEKTFANFRLETRNPGGHSSVPVRDNAIYQLSRALTKIDEYEFPVEMTDTTRRFFAEAGAARADALGNAMVALAKDNGDKAAGAIVNADRFLHGNIRTTCVATLLDGGHAPNALPQRAGANINCRIFPGHSIESIREELIKVIGDPGVTVTQLPPKRPAPPSPSLDPKIIGPMQKLVDKYWPGLKVIPSMANGYTDATFLGAAGIPTYGIPGIWGDPDGNGVHGLNERAEVKAVYVGRDYMFDLVKAYADKP